A single region of the Brachypodium distachyon strain Bd21 chromosome 3, Brachypodium_distachyon_v3.0, whole genome shotgun sequence genome encodes:
- the LOC106866441 gene encoding uncharacterized protein LOC106866441: MTVTMRDISVLDLNTSSFSTVQLPDGVQHPASDFMLSCTPDGSSIYLVELKDFQLCIWIYKGGCWSIGDRILLVMCAGLMISDCTIEDAHSSSPWIKHVGDHAEFVLLQMGRHVRYLDTRCRTLRTLYEMSAEEQAWESIAIIPFMMIWPPVFPSLRNCNVQK; this comes from the exons ATGACTGTCACCATGAGGGATATCAGTGTCTTGGATTTGAATACGTCAAGCTTTTCAACAGTTCAGCTTCCAGATGGAGTGCAGCATCCAGCTTCAGACTTCATGCTGTCCTGCACCCCCGATGGTTCCAGTATCTACCTCGTCGAGCTGAAGGACTTTCAGCTTTGCATCTGGATCTACAAGGGAGGCTGCTGGTCCATTGGGGACAGAATTCTGCTTGTCATGTGTGCGGGTTTGATGATTTCAGATTGCACGATTGAGGACGCacattcttcttctccttggaTTAAACATGTGGGGGACCACGCTGAGTTTGTGCTCTTGCAAATGGGTCGACATGTCCGATATCTGGATACGAGGTGCAGGACATTGCGCACATTGTATGAGATGTCAGCGGAGGAACAAGCTTGGGAGAGTATTGCCATAATTCCTTTCATGATGATCTGGCCTCCCGTATTCCCTTCCCTGAG AAATTGCAATGTGCAGAAGTAA